Genomic window (Bacillus marinisedimentorum):
ATATGCTTTGTCAGCCGTCATGCCGAGGTCATTCATTGCATACAAAATTCTTCGGTGTACGGGCTTCAGTCCGTCCCTTACATCAGGAAGGGCACGGGAGACAATGACGCTCATGGCATAATCCATGAATGACGTCCGCATCTCCTGGCTGATATTCACTTCTTTTACTTGTGAGTGGTTCTCTTGATCTGCCATGGCAGAACCTCCTTCTTTCTTTGCAGGAAACCCGGATAGCTTCTCCGCGGCTTAAGCGGGATACCGCCCTGTGCAGCAGCACGACTTAAGCGTTTGTTCCCTCTTGCTTTGGCGGGCTTGGCCATTTCCTTTCTTCAAAAAAGACAGCATCCGGGGATTTAAGGATCACAGGATGCTAGAAAAACTGAACCAGCTTTATTTAGCGGGCTGAAGAGTTTAATTTATGTTTATATCACTCGGTGAAGAGGGGAAAAGATTGCTTTTCCCGCTTTACACATCAAGATTTTTAACGTACTGGGCGTTCTCCTGGATGAAGTTCCGCCGCGGTTCGACTTTATCGCCCATGAGAATGTCAAACGTTTCATCGGCTTCAATTGCGTCTTCGAGCTGGACTTGCAGCAATGTCCTTGTTTCCGGGTCCATCGTCGTTTCCCAGAGCTGCTGCGGATTCATTTCCCCAAGCCCTTTATAACGCTGCAGTGATGGTTTTGGCGATGCCGGAAGTTCACTGTAGATCCGGTCCATCTCGCGGTCATTATAAGCGTAGTAAACCTTTTTCCCCTGCTGGATTTTATAAAGGGGCGGCTGGGCGATATAGATATAGCCGTGTTCAATCAAAGGCTTCATGTACCTGTATATGAAGGTCATAAGCAGTGTTCGGATATGGGCGCCGTCAACGTCCGCATCAGTCATGATGACAATTTTATGATAGCGTGCTTTTTCGATATTGAAGTCTTCGCCGATTCCTGTACCAAGAGCTGTGATCATGGCACGGATTTCGTTGTTGGATAATATTTTATCAAGCCGCGCTTTTTCAACGTTAATGATCTTTCCGCGCAGAGGCAGGATCGCCTGAAAATGGCGGTCACGGCCCTGCTTGGCCGATCCGCCCGCGGAATCCCCCTCAACGATATACAATTCGCTGATAGAAGCGTCTTTGGAGGAACAGTCCGCCAATTTCCCCGGTAAGCTCGAAACTTCAAGGGCGCTCTTGCGGCGGGTGAGCTCACGTGCTTTTTTCGCAGCCATCCGTGCACGCGAAGCCATAAGTCCCTTTTCAACGATTTTTTTGGCAACAGAGGGATTTTCAAACAGGAATGTTTCGAACTTCTCGGAGAAAAGGGAATCCGTTACCGTGCGCACTTCACTGTTCCCGAGCTTCGTCTTCGTCTGTCCTTCGAACTGGGGATCGGGATGCTTGATCGAAACGATCGCCGTCAGTCCTTCCCGCACATCATCCCCGGTCAAGTTCGGATCGTTTTCCTTGAACATGTTATTTCGTCTTGCATAGTCATTTATCACCCGGGTAAGGGCTGTTTTAAAGCCTGACTCATGCGTTCCGCCTTCATAAGTATGAATATTATTGGCGAATGAATAAATATTGCTGGAGAATCCTTCATTGTACTGAATGGCTATTTCAATCGATATTCCGCTTTTTTCTCCCTCAACGAAGACCGGTTCATGCAAGCCTTCCTTTGTCCTGTTCAAGTGTTCGACATAAGAAACAATGCCGCCTTCATAACGGTATTCTTTGATCTTGCCGTCCTCGCGCGTGTCCTCGATAATGATTTTCAAGCCCCTGTTAAGGAATGCAAGTTCGCGGATACGGGTGGCGAGAATGTCAAATTCGTAAACCGTTGTCTCGGTGAAAATTTCCGGATCCGGCTTGAAATGGGTGATTGTGCCGGTCCGGTCTGTTTCGCCAATCACTTTCAGTTCATTTTGCGGAACACCTTTATGGTACTTCTGGTAATGGATTTTCCCGTCACGGTGAACTCTCACTTCAAGAATGGATGAAAGGGCGTTGACAACGGAAGCGCCGACACCGTGCAGGCCGCCTGATACTTTGTAGCCGCCGCCGCCGAATTTCCCGCCGGCATGGAGGACGGTCATGATGACTTCGACTGCAGGGCGCCCCTGCTTTTCATGCATACCGACCGGAATGCCGCGGCCGTCGTCTTCAACCGTTATGCTGTTATCCTTTTCAATTGTCACTTTAATTGTATCGCAATAACCGGCAAGCGCCTCATCGATACTATTGTCGACAATTTCCCAGACAAGGTGGTGGAGCCCTCTGCTGCTCGTTGAACCAATATACATGCCGGGACGTTTCCGGACTGCTTCCAGTCCTTCGAGGACTTGTATCTGATTCTCATCGTATTGTGGTTGTATGTTTTGTTCTAATGACACATATATCACCTACGCCTTTTATAGACTATTTTCATAGAAATGGAAAAAACGGCCTGGCCTTGCCGGGTGCGCCGCTTGCTTTGCAAGCTCGGCTGCACAACCTGTTAAAGCAGGCGCCGGATCAGGCTTCCTTTTCTAAATGGCTCTTTCCTGGCTTTATAGTAAAAGGACAATGTTTAGTCCTGGTCTTCTCCAATAACAAGCTCACCGGTTGTTTCAGCACGCCTTTTCAATGTAGCGGAAGAAAGAGAGGACAAATAGATTTTTTCTTTCGTCACCACAATGGATTTGATGTCTCCCTCAGTGACTTCGACTACCTGGCGTTTTTTTTGCTGTCCAGTTATAAATTCGTTGATAATTGTGGATGATTGCAGTAAATGGCGGTCAATTATGGCCACAATGTCCTTTGACCGGATGACAATTTCTTCTCCTAAATGTATATACATGCCGCCACCTCACTTCACTTTAGTGACTTCACCATCTGACACCCGGAACGTCGACGCTTTTTCCAGTGTTTCATGGTGAATCCCTTCAACACTTGTTGTTGTAACAAATGTCTGGACTTTCCCCTGGATTGTATTCAATAAATGCGATTGGCGGAAATCGTCCAATTCCGAAAGTACATCGTCGAGCAAAAGAATCGGATATTCGCCGACCTCATCATGAATCAACTCGATTTCGGCCAACTTCACTGAAAGTGCGGTTGTCCGCTGCTGGCCCTGCGATCCATATGTCTGCACATCTTTTCCATTTACGATAAACTGCAGGTCATCGCGGTGGGGGCCGGCCAGGGACATGCCCCGTTCCAGTTCTCTATCTTTTATTTTAGCAAACTTTTCCTCATAGCTTTCTATTATTCTCGACAAATCCGTCGTTTC
Coding sequences:
- the remB gene encoding extracellular matrix regulator RemB yields the protein MYIHLGEEIVIRSKDIVAIIDRHLLQSSTIINEFITGQQKKRQVVEVTEGDIKSIVVTKEKIYLSSLSSATLKRRAETTGELVIGEDQD
- the gyrB gene encoding DNA topoisomerase (ATP-hydrolyzing) subunit B, translated to MSLEQNIQPQYDENQIQVLEGLEAVRKRPGMYIGSTSSRGLHHLVWEIVDNSIDEALAGYCDTIKVTIEKDNSITVEDDGRGIPVGMHEKQGRPAVEVIMTVLHAGGKFGGGGYKVSGGLHGVGASVVNALSSILEVRVHRDGKIHYQKYHKGVPQNELKVIGETDRTGTITHFKPDPEIFTETTVYEFDILATRIRELAFLNRGLKIIIEDTREDGKIKEYRYEGGIVSYVEHLNRTKEGLHEPVFVEGEKSGISIEIAIQYNEGFSSNIYSFANNIHTYEGGTHESGFKTALTRVINDYARRNNMFKENDPNLTGDDVREGLTAIVSIKHPDPQFEGQTKTKLGNSEVRTVTDSLFSEKFETFLFENPSVAKKIVEKGLMASRARMAAKKARELTRRKSALEVSSLPGKLADCSSKDASISELYIVEGDSAGGSAKQGRDRHFQAILPLRGKIINVEKARLDKILSNNEIRAMITALGTGIGEDFNIEKARYHKIVIMTDADVDGAHIRTLLMTFIYRYMKPLIEHGYIYIAQPPLYKIQQGKKVYYAYNDREMDRIYSELPASPKPSLQRYKGLGEMNPQQLWETTMDPETRTLLQVQLEDAIEADETFDILMGDKVEPRRNFIQENAQYVKNLDV